A single genomic interval of Adhaeribacter pallidiroseus harbors:
- a CDS encoding Crp/Fnr family transcriptional regulator: MHPALCKFLEGKINLSAAHQELINRCFQPKSTKRHEILVPKGAIAKHVYFVVKGCLRVFLTGTDGSESTRFLVFEGRMGTAFPSFILQQPSVATVESLEPSELLALNFPDRQMLFQAVPGWETMNRIGIERDYIASIQRIESFITLDAQARYQDLLRSHPDMIKRLPAKIVADYLGISPETLSRLKAKK, from the coding sequence ATGCATCCTGCTTTATGCAAATTCTTGGAAGGCAAAATCAATCTTTCTGCTGCTCATCAGGAATTAATTAACCGTTGTTTCCAACCCAAGTCTACCAAGCGGCACGAAATTCTGGTGCCTAAAGGAGCCATTGCCAAACACGTGTACTTTGTGGTGAAAGGTTGTTTACGCGTTTTTTTAACCGGGACAGATGGCAGCGAATCGACACGCTTTTTAGTATTTGAAGGACGCATGGGTACTGCTTTTCCCAGTTTTATCTTACAGCAGCCCTCCGTGGCTACTGTGGAAAGCCTGGAACCTTCGGAATTACTGGCCCTTAATTTCCCCGACCGGCAGATGCTGTTCCAAGCAGTACCCGGCTGGGAAACCATGAACCGGATCGGCATCGAACGCGATTACATTGCCTCTATCCAACGAATTGAAAGTTTTATTACCCTGGATGCCCAAGCCCGTTACCAGGACCTACTCCGGAGCCATCCGGATATGATTAAGCGGTTACCGGCCAAAATTGTGGCGGATTACCTGGGCATTTCTCCGGAAACTCTGAGCCGGTTAAAAGCCAAAAAATAA
- a CDS encoding DUF4249 domain-containing protein codes for MRLRVRIYFLLLGLATFAGTSCNLEKEIDIDLPTYEKQMVVECYLEQGKPARLTLLESTGYLEAPSLNLIEDATVTISHHGLTENLTYQPALDRNTGKYYTHTSDYLVQGQPGDVFALSITDPKGRKLTGTTTILPPVPIDTVEFNFNDRNQALIVTKFKDDANTANFYRYSIHRDSLEGETEISYTASDELNNGEPFVFGTGYDFETGDSVIVTLQHLDQAFFDFQESVEEAKDANGNPFAQPGRVKSTVQGGLGVFTNLVYDRRKLVVPPKK; via the coding sequence ATGCGTCTTCGCGTTCGAATATACTTTTTACTATTAGGGCTAGCTACCTTTGCCGGAACCAGTTGTAACCTGGAAAAAGAAATTGACATTGATTTGCCCACCTACGAAAAGCAAATGGTAGTGGAATGTTACCTGGAACAAGGAAAACCCGCTCGTTTAACGCTTCTGGAAAGCACCGGCTACCTGGAGGCCCCTTCGCTTAATCTGATCGAGGACGCCACCGTTACCATTTCGCACCACGGCCTTACCGAAAATTTAACTTATCAGCCAGCGCTGGATAGGAACACCGGTAAATACTACACCCACACCTCCGACTACCTCGTGCAAGGGCAACCCGGCGATGTTTTTGCGCTGTCCATCACCGATCCGAAAGGAAGAAAATTAACGGGCACCACTACTATTTTACCCCCCGTACCCATCGACACCGTTGAGTTTAATTTTAATGATCGTAATCAAGCCTTAATTGTTACCAAGTTTAAAGATGATGCCAATACGGCTAACTTTTATCGTTATTCTATTCACCGCGACAGTTTGGAAGGAGAAACCGAGATCAGCTATACGGCTTCGGATGAGTTAAATAACGGCGAACCATTTGTATTTGGCACCGGCTACGATTTTGAAACCGGCGATTCCGTGATTGTAACTTTACAGCATTTAGACCAGGCGTTTTTTGATTTTCAGGAATCAGTGGAGGAAGCCAAGGATGCTAACGGCAACCCTTTTGCGCAACCGGGCCGGGTTAAATCTACGGTACAGGGCGGATTGGGCGTTTTTACGAATTTGGTTTACGATCGCCGGAAATTAGTGGTACCTCCTAAGAAGTAA